One Hevea brasiliensis isolate MT/VB/25A 57/8 chromosome 6, ASM3005281v1, whole genome shotgun sequence genomic window, CAAAATTCTCAGCATTTTAGGGCATGATTATTCCTTCTTTCTGGGTTTTCCAAATTTTTGTCTTGTTTTTTGCTTTCTAATGTTGTTGCTTTGACAGGTCTCTGGAACCTGGCGGTGGATGCTCGGAGTTGCAGCTGTGCCAGCTGTGGTTCAGTTCTGTTTTATGCTCTGTATGCCAGAATCTCCTCGTTGGCTTTTTATGAAGGTATTCAATGTGCCAATCATTCTGTGCAGAAagtactttgaaaataccatCACAAACCAGCTAATAGTTCTCATTTTAATATGCAGGATGATAAAGATAAGGCCATTATGGTACTTGCCAAAATATATGACATTGCTCGATTGGAGGATGAAATTGATCACCTATCTGCCTCTTCAGAGGAAGATCGCCAGAAACAGAATAATATCAGATACTTGGATGTGTTCAAATCAAAAGAAATCAGACTTGCATTTCTTGCTGGGGCTGGACTTCAGGTAAGATCAGGCAAAAATTCTCAATTCCTATGCGTCCTAAGACTGACTTTGTCATTAGATTGAGCATGCTTGATCAACATTAATTATTCTATGTGCTGCACTCTGGATTGGAAGATAGGCCCCATCAGTGATGTTGCAATCAAGACATCTAGGTACTTAATTACCATTTGGAAAAGTTATGTGGCAAATGgtcaaatttataatataattttcattTGGAAAAGATCCTTATTTTTGCAAATATGCTTTCACATATTTTTGTGGAAATTTTGGATCATCTAGAGTATTAGGATTGTTTTGTAGTCAAGTCTTTGTCTGTTTATTAAGAATGAACATTTTGCAAGTCTTTCTAGTTGTCCTAGTCTAGTTGATAAGAAATTGAGATCCATAAATGTCCATGTtgtgttcttcttcttcttttttatttgaTAATAAATTCTAGCATTTCAATGTGCTTTGAACACTTTAATGTCTAGTACTTTTAGTTATCTCCTTTCACTTTTCTCAAATTAGTTCTTTTTTCTCTCTTAGTTGGTGGCCTTTTTTCTTGTTTTATCTTTTTTCTTATTACGGACCAGCCTCGAGAAAGGTGCCATTTGGATTTGTGCAGTACACAGTAAATCATTTTTTTGTTGACCCCTTCTTCCAAGAAATGGAACTTACAGGGTGTGAGCTTGGGAATTCATTGTATAGATTCATCTCCTTGTTGTTGAAtatagaattgtggttatgcgTAAGTTTGGTGTGCTCTTGACACAACCTGTTTCCAGCATTAGAGATCCAAGATGTGAGCTGTTGGTGCTTCTCTATATTGAATTTCTTTCTTCTATAAACCAAAAGAAAATGTGTTATGTTGAATGTGCGTCCAGGTGATTGCATATGCTTGGACATGCTTTTAGGAATCTTGTCAGTGTTTGTGATATCATGCTGCATATTGTCAACTTTCTGGTGAGTTGTACAAGCAACCAAGTgaaggaaggaaaaaaaaaatatatatatatacatatatatatatatatatatatatatataaaggaattTATATGAACTAGATAAAATGTTATTTGCAAATAGGAACTCTCAGTGCTTAATGAATGACCAAGGATTTTGTGATGTTGCAGGCTTTTCAACAGTTCACGGGCATCAATACAGTTATGTACTATAGCCCAACTATTGTTCAAATGGCTGGCTTTAGTTCCAACCAAATAGCACTTCTCCTTTCCCTCATCATTGCTGCAATGAATGCTGCTGGAAGCATTCTTGGCATTTACCTTATTGACCATTTTGGGCGGAAGAAGTTGGCTCTCTCAAGCTTAACTGGTGTAATTGTTTCTCTTGCCATCTTGGCTGGGGCATTCTTTGGCCAATCATCTGATTCTTCAAATTCATTCTATGGGTGGCTTGCAGTGTTAGGGCTAGCCTTGTACATTTGTTTCTTCTCACCTGGAATGGGACCAGTTCCATGGACTGTGAACTCAGAGGTTTACCCTGAGGCTTATCGAGGGATATGTAGTGGAATGGCAGCTACTGTGAATTGGGTTTCTAATTTGATCGTGGCCCAAACTTTCCTTTCACTTGCCAGTGCTGTGGGAACAGGTCCAACTTTCTTGATCCTTGGAGGTGTGGCTGTCGCAGCGGTTGTGTTTGTGATTCTGTTTGTGCCAGAGACTAAAGGGCTCACATTCGTTGAAGTGGAACAGGTATGGAAGCAGAGAGCTTGGGGCAGTAGTTAT contains:
- the LOC110652219 gene encoding inositol transporter 1, coding for MTIESLPGSSGYLDLFPERRMSYFSNTYVLRLTVIAGIGGMLFGYDTGVISGALLYIKDEFEVVNQSSFLQETIVSMALVGAIIGAASGGWINDAYGRKKATLIADVVFTVGSVVMAAAPDPYIIILGRFLVGLGVGVASVTAPVYIAEASPSEVRGALVSTNVLMITGGQFLSYLVNLAFTEVSGTWRWMLGVAAVPAVVQFCFMLCMPESPRWLFMKDDKDKAIMVLAKIYDIARLEDEIDHLSASSEEDRQKQNNIRYLDVFKSKEIRLAFLAGAGLQAFQQFTGINTVMYYSPTIVQMAGFSSNQIALLLSLIIAAMNAAGSILGIYLIDHFGRKKLALSSLTGVIVSLAILAGAFFGQSSDSSNSFYGWLAVLGLALYICFFSPGMGPVPWTVNSEVYPEAYRGICSGMAATVNWVSNLIVAQTFLSLASAVGTGPTFLILGGVAVAAVVFVILFVPETKGLTFVEVEQVWKQRAWGSSYNTESLLEQGNETP